The Malus sylvestris chromosome 8, drMalSylv7.2, whole genome shotgun sequence genomic interval GTGAGAGACTCTCACTAGAACTCAGGAGCAAAGGTTATGTACTTGGTGCATCATTGACAGCATCATTTAATGAGGCGGCCAAGAACTCTGCCAAGCTTGGCTGCGGCATGGACTTGTTTAAAGCTTCTGAAATGCTTGCATTATTTGTGCTACTAGATCTACCAATTGAGGGTTTTGAAGAGCCATGGGTGTTCAAACATCTCAAGGGAGTATCTACCCCCTTCCAGATTACAGGTTCTAGAAATTTCCATGGGTCTTCAACCATGGAAGCATTGTAAAACCGCTCTGGCCCTGATTGTCTGTCCAGTGCACGACCATGAGAACCACGCCACCCACCTCTtcctgaacttgaactaggacTAGGGCTGCCTCCATGTACTGATTGAGGTCTTGGAGTATGGCTGAACCAGTGCCCCCTGCCTTGCCCAATAATGGAACCAGGGCTTCCTGGTGGCCTAAATCCAGGGCTTGTCGGTGGTCTAAATCCAGGGCTTCCAGGTGGTTGAAATCTAGGGCTTCCTGGTGGTCTAAATCCCGGGCTTCCTTGTGGCCTAAATCTAGGGCTTCCTTGTGGTCCATACCCAGGGCTTGCTGGTGGTCTAAATTCAGCTCCATTCCAAACTTCAGGTCGATTCCCGTGATGCATAGGGAAAGGTCTTTCCATTCCTACGAGGCTTCTTTGAGGACTAAAATTTTGATAGGAACCTTGTACTTGGTACATTCTCTGGTCAGGTGAATAATTTCTTTGAAACTGATGAGCAGGAGAAGCAATCATTTGAGGGTTCCTTGGTCCTCCTAAATCATGATTAAGAGAACCAAAATAAAGACGAAAGAacaacattaaaaaataaaataaaaggcagAAAACGAAGACAAATTTCAAGTGTTCAACACTTTGGCATAGAGCATCCAAGCATGCATCAACTATTACATTATTACATTTATTTGATAAGAATACGACTCTaacaataaaatgaaattaaaccaaaaacgACCAATTTTTTCCATCACACGTCAGTGAGAAGTATTGGTCTAGTGAAAAGGAAGCATAGTGTTACCGATAGTTTTCAACTCCATACCATAAGCTTGCAAAAGCTATCCAAGAACAAA includes:
- the LOC126632014 gene encoding protein SICKLE produces the protein MDESEKRKERLRAMRVEAEETEASHNVTTSAVPGYLSNPLAEDTTAIPVLEEPCAPFRFDFYSDPMAAFSSDNKRIKVGDQIAQDNFRHSNTGGFPGARLPSPLSGGPRNPQMIASPAHQFQRNYSPDQRMYQVQGSYQNFSPQRSLVGMERPFPMHHGNRPEVWNGAEFRPPASPGYGPQGSPRFRPQGSPGFRPPGSPRFQPPGSPGFRPPTSPGFRPPGSPGSIIGQGRGHWFSHTPRPQSVHGGSPSPSSSSGRGGWRGSHGRALDRQSGPERFYNASMVEDPWKFLEPVIWKGVDTPLRCLNTHGSSKPSIGRSSSTNNASISEALNKSMPQPSLAEFLAASLNDAVNDAPST